The following proteins come from a genomic window of Anopheles ziemanni chromosome 3, idAnoZiCoDA_A2_x.2, whole genome shotgun sequence:
- the LOC131286243 gene encoding uncharacterized protein LOC131286243 — MTASLVLLFALIGSICPSMLSGAAAEHHNMSHTKDCSHFHEHCVRCTDTSCIKCTEVLRVDTGECLLECPNGYVAQWSTNSELMGRVCHPVGLSGSLLAAVVGIVAGAIVCVVIVVAAMAVIRRRQKRKKYRESFIDENIDRLEFVRQLDELRPQAEYFLQMLNDTRRQIRKLHLAGDSAGAATYHPVVRDLAKILILLNKPVELINAPPHDWQRLHVWAERVLDRYKPELAQLIEFLQQPSAPLSPSASDPRLGSSDHSTFKSAYHPNAAGHHETNESDLSPSLSQKNERNLLRPELIQLQKHRTLPTMQTTHHFLGSLISLHEFDERSSHTTDTSHHSMAGGNNPFDDTFDHVRTYLSTSGMNDSSLWLQDEFFKLGFRPQDEITTEL, encoded by the exons ATGACGGCCTCCCTGGTGCTACTGTTTGCGTTGATCGGCAGCATATGCCCGTCCATGCTGTCCGGTGCTGCGGCGGAACATCATAACATGTCACACACGAAAG ACTGTTCCCACTTTCACGAGCATTGTGTGCGCTGCACCGACACCAGCTGCATCAAGTGCACGGAAGTACTACGAGTCGACACGGGCGAATGTCTTCTGGAGTGTCCAAATGGCTACGTGGCCCAGTGGTCGACCAACTCCGAACTGATGGGTCGCGTGTGTCATCCGGTCGGGTTGTCCGGGTCGCTGCTGGCCGCGGTCGTGGGCATCGTGGCGGGTGCGATCGTGTGCGTGGTGATAGTGGTGGCCGCAATGGCCGTGATACGGCGACGCCAGAAGCGCAAGAAGTACCGCGAGTCGTTCATCGACGAAAACATCGACCGGCTCGAGTTCGTACGCCAGCTGGACGAGCTACGACCGCAGGCCGAATATTTCCTGCAGATGCTGAACGACACTCGGCGGCAGATACGGAAGCTGCATCTGGCGGGCGACAGTGCCGGTGCGGCCACGTACCATCCGGTCGTTCGGGACCTGGCGAAGATTCTGATCCTGCTCAATAAGCCGGTCGAGTTGATAAACGCACCACCGCACGACTGGCAACGGTTGCACGTGTGGGCCGAACGCGTTCTCGACCGCTACAAGCCAGAGCTGGCGCAACTGATCGAGTTCCTGCAGCAACCGTCGGCCCCGCTGTCCCCGTCGGCGTCCGATCCTCGGCTCGGCTCGTCCGACCATTCCACCTTCAAGTCCGCGTACCATCCGAACGCTGCGGGCCATCACGAGACCAACGAGAGCGACCTCTCGCCCAGCCTGAGCCAGAAGAACGAGCGAAACCTGTTACGGCCGGAACTGATTCAGCTGCAGAAGCACCGCACGTTGCCAACAATGCAGACCACGCACCACTTCCTCGGTTCGCTGATCAGCCTGCACGAGTTCGACGAGCGGTCATCACACACGACCGACACAAGCCACCACTCAATGGCCGGCGGCAACAACCCGTTCGACGACACGTTCGATCACGTGCGCACGTACCTGTCAACTTCCGGCATGAACGACAGCTCGCTCTGGCTGCAGGACGAATTCTTCAAGCTTGGCTTTCGGCCGCAGGACGAAATTACGACCGAGCTATGA